In the genome of Phlebotomus papatasi isolate M1 chromosome 2, Ppap_2.1, whole genome shotgun sequence, one region contains:
- the LOC129803103 gene encoding GDP-fucose protein O-fucosyltransferase 1, translating into MLRLANKYIFMILSCISLTKSDNLEVDSNGYIAYCPCMGRFGNQADHFLGALAFARHINRTLILPPWVEYRQGQAKSIQVPFDRYFQVEPLREYHRVILMGEFMESLGKDVWPEEKRIAFCYMARKALDGRETNSCNAKDGNPFGAFWDEFDIDFVNSEFYGPLNYDVHHGDGTAKWMEKYPASKFPVLAFSGAPASFPVQKENIGLQKYLKFSETVLQRAQNFRKENLPRGAFMGIHLRNGIDWVRTCEHTKDSPNLFAVAQCVGYRNEKGSLSHEMCFPSKDTIIRQLKRDMKKYKEIHHGDEIRSVFVASDSNHMLQDFTEAFKRMGVSFHRLPEDDPHLDLAILEMSNHFIGNCVSSYTAFVKRSRDAKGLPSSFWAFPPRPKGNSAKRTPTHEEL; encoded by the exons ATGCTGAGACTAgccaataaatatatatttatgatACTCTCCTGCATATCCTTGACTAAAAGTGATAATTTAGAAGTAGATTCAAACGGATATATTGCGTATTGTCCGTGCATGG gACGCTTTGGCAATCAAGCAGATCACTTCCTGGGTGCTTTGGCATTTGCCAGACACATAAATAGAACACTGATCCTGCCTCCATGGGTTGAATATCGACAGGGACAGGCCAAGTCGATTCAGGTACCCTTCGATAGATACTTCCAAGTTGAGCCCCTCAGGGAGTATCATAGAGTGATTCTTATGGGTGAATTTATGGAGAGTTTGGGGAAGGATGTATGGCCCGAGGAGAAGAGGATAGCATTTTGCTACATGGCCAGAAAAGCTCTGGATGGCAGGGAGACAAATAGTTGCAATGCCAAGGATGGCAATCCATTTGGGGCTTTTTGGGATGAATTTGACATTGATTTTGTCAACTCTGAGTTCTATGGTCCCCTGAACTATGATGTCCACCATGGAGATGGGACTGCGAAATGGATGGAGAAGTATCCGGCAAGTAAATTCCCCGTGCTAGCTTTCAGTGGAGCTCCAGCATCGTTTCCTGTCCAGAAGGAGAATATTGGACTGCAGAAGTACTTGAAATTCAGTGAGACAGTTTTGCAGAGGGCTCAGAATTTCCGGAAGGAAAACCTACCACGGGGAGCTTTCATGGGGATACATTTGAGGAATGGAATTGATTGGGTGAGAACTTGTGAGCACACTAAAGACAGCCCCAATCTCTTTGCTGTGGCCCAATGTGTTGGGTATCGCAATGAGAAGGGTTCCCTGAGCCATGAGATGTGTTTCCCATCCAAGGACACAATAATCCGGCAGCTGAAGCGAGACATGAAGAAGTACAAAGAAATCCATCATGGAGATGAAATTCGGAGTGTTTTTGTGGCCTCAGACAGCAATCACATGCTCCAGGATTTCACAGAAGCCTTCAAGAGGATGGGAGTGAGTTTTCATAGACTCCCAGAAGATGATCCACATCTCGATCTTGCCATTCTGGAGATGTCTAATCACTTCATTGGGAACTGTGTTTCGTCCTATACGGCTTTTGTGAAGCGATCCCGGGACGCTAAAGGACTCCCTTCGTCCTTCTGGGCTTTCCCGCCACGACCCAAGGGTAATTCCGCCAAGAGGACTCCCACTCACGAGGAACTGTAA